One Amblyomma americanum isolate KBUSLIRL-KWMA chromosome 8, ASM5285725v1, whole genome shotgun sequence DNA window includes the following coding sequences:
- the LOC144101834 gene encoding ixochymostatin-like, whose amino-acid sequence MKCLLVLLAVAVTACVAYPDGESPVFKFPPEPQPCATNEVWKECVGSSCAETTCKKRTIGPGCTYDCRYGCYCAEGFYRNAEGNCVTVDQCPPEEEEPVGEPHPPCGTHEEWKVCVSSSCAETTCEKRTIGPACTADCQRGCYCSHGFFRNAQGNCVREDQCPTA is encoded by the exons ATGAAGTGCCTTCTCGTACTGCTTGCCGTAGCGGTAACTGCTTGCGTCGCCTACCCGG ATGGCGAGTCGCCGGTGTTCAAGTTCCCGCCGGAACCCCAACCGTGCGCCACCAACGAGGTGTGGAAAGAGTGCGTGGGCAGCAGCTGTGCCGAGACCACCTGCAAGAAGCGCACAATCGGACCGGGTTGCACGTACGACTGCCGCTACGGCTGCTACTGCGCCGAGGGCTTCTACCGGAACGCCGAGGGCAACTGCGTTACGGTGGACCAGTGCCCGCCCGAAGAGGAGGAGCCTGTGG GAGAGCCTCATCCCCCATGCGGTACACACGAGGAGTGGAAGGTGTGCGTGAGCAGCTCCTGTGCCGAGACCACCTGCGAGAAGCGGACCATAGGCCCCGCCTGCACGGCTGACTGCCAGCGCGGGTGCTACTGCTCCCACGGTTTCTTCCGCAACGCCCAGGGCAACTGCGTCCGAGAGGACCAGTGCCCGACGGCTTAA